The following are from one region of the Anabas testudineus chromosome 2, fAnaTes1.2, whole genome shotgun sequence genome:
- the LOC113164495 gene encoding ADP-ribosyl cyclase/cyclic ADP-ribose hydrolase 1-like isoform X1, which yields MEDGASRPVQKTRRRRCVFICVAVCLVVLVVVLAVALALVRRKASSPRQAPLARKPSDNLKATFTERCEAFKGYNCGKIWDAFTQAYVGRDPCDVPMEAYDPLIAAAPFKPERDKMMFWSKTEDVVLDLGKRDCCITMKDTLLGSVLDGLTWCGKKGSKETFTTDCPGWTGCEKNPVRSFWNRASAAFADVACGDVTVMLNGDINTPFSSDSIFASIEVKKFSATGVKSLNVILVTQKNPVANCENASLKDLQKELDGIKYTCKEVAESQIQECSSKPEKPCGACW from the exons atggAGGACGGAGCGAGTCGCCCTGTGCAGAAGACACGCAGGAGACGCTGCGTCTTTATTTGTGTCGCCGTTTGTCTTGTAGTCCTGGTCGTCGTCTTGGCGGTTGCGCTGGCGCTGGTGCGCCGTAAGGCATCGTCGCCCCGTCAAGCACCGTTGGCCCGTAAGCCATCAGACAACCTAAAGGCAACTTTCACTGAGAGGTGTGAGGCGTTCAAAGG ttataATTGTGGAAAAATCTGGGATGCCTTTACACAGGCCTATGTTGGACGGGACCCTTGTGATGTTCCAATGGAAGCCTACGACCCCCTCATTGCTGCAGCCCCCTTCAAACCTGAACGGGACAAA aTGATGTTCTGGAGCAAAACAGAGGACGTGGTCCTTGACTTAGGCAAGAGAGATTGTTGTATCACCATGAAGGACACACTGTTGGGATCTGTGCTGGATGGTCTGACCTGGTGTGGAAAGAAGGGCAGCAAAG AAACATTCACTACCGACTGCCCAGGATGGACAGGGTGTGAAAAAAACCCTGTTCGCTCATTTTGGAACCGAGCCTCGGCTGCT TTTGCAGATGTTGCCTGTGGTGATGTCACAGTAATGCTGAACGGAGACATCAACACACCTTTCAGCTCTGATAG TATTTTTGCGAGCATCGAGGTGAAGAAGTTCAGCGCCACAGGAGTGAAGAGCCTGAATGTTATTCTGGTCACACAGAAGAACCCTGT aGCAAACTGTGAGAATGCATCTTTAAAAGATTTACAGAAAGAGCTGGATGGAATTAAATACACCTGCAAGGAAGTGGCTGA ATCTCAGATCCAGGAGTGCAGCTCCAAACCAGAGAAACCATGTGGAGCCTGTTGGTGA
- the LOC113162799 gene encoding TNFAIP3-interacting protein 1-like, giving the protein MWTTTQTDNMNENMTDRPQATATVPADSIKKYRLYPSLPNVDRYDAYIPKCEVEQKLQTAVEFRPDALLENAQSEVTAASCDVKMKAQMLILEEQRQELLSINEKWAREYRTMVQYYKEKVRELKSLIQHNHSDFEDEILEEGDIHVAFHKKLQFNKDEERRRTRDGDNSSQLLKAKEEAKELRVQNNTLTRRGQYQHEEIKRLNKALEDALRTPQPLDCSETLQDLWKHQAEVYKEDFLKERKDREKLKEKYLDLKKKFIKVHNECCAFKSQAQPVHECSCTNRAKCSNWEVRPVNQHHTQLHRHCAVDNKP; this is encoded by the exons ATGTGGACGACGACTCAGACTGACAACATG AACGAAAACATGACGGACAGACCACAAGCCACTGCAACAGTTCCCGCAGacagcataaaaaaatacagactCTACCCGTCACTGCCAAACGTAGACAG ataCGATGCCTATATTCCAAAATGTGAGGTTGAACAAAAGCTTcaaacagcagtggagtttcgCCCTGATGCCCTGCTGGAAAACGCACAG TCAGAAGTGACGGCTGCCAGCTGTGACGTCAAAATGAAAGCACAGATGCTTATCTTAGAGGAGCAAAGGCAAGAG CTTCTTTCTATTAATGAGAAATGGGCAAGAGAGTACCGAACCATGGTGCAGTACTACAAAGAGAAG GTCCGGGAGTTAAAATCTTTAATCCAACACAACCACAGTGACTTTGAAGACGAGATACTTGAGGAAGGAGACATACACGTGGCCTTTCATAAAAAACTACAATTCAACAAAGATGAAGAGAGACGAAGG ACCAGAGACGGTGATAACAGCTCTCAGTTGCTGAAGGCAAAAGAGGAGGCAAAGGAGCTGCGAGTGCAGAACAACACTCTGACCCGAAGAGGGCAGTATCAGCACGAAGAGATAAAGAGACTGAACAAG GCCTTAGAAGACGCTCTTCGGACCCCTCAACCTCTTGACTGCAGCGAAACACTACAAGATCTATGGAAACATCAG GCTGAAGTTTATAAGGAAGACTTTTTGAAGGAGCGGAAGGACAGGGAAAAGCTGAAGGAGAAATATCTGGACTTAAAGAAGAAGTTCATAAAAGTTCACAATGAGTGTTGCGCCTTCAAATCACAG GCGCAACCTGTGCACGAATGTTCCTGCACAAATCGAGCCAAATGTTCCAACTGGGAGGTCCGCCCAGTTAACCAGCACCACACCCAGTTACACAGGCATTGCGCTGTCGATAACAAGCCGTGA
- the LOC113164495 gene encoding ADP-ribosyl cyclase/cyclic ADP-ribose hydrolase 1-like isoform X2, producing the protein MEHEASRPVEKTRRRRCVLISVAVCLLVVVVLAVALPLAHRQTPDKLKATFTERCEAFKGYDCGKIWDAFTQAYVGRDPCKVPMEAYDPLIAAAPFKPACNRMMFWSKTKDVVHDFTSKRDCFITLEDTLLGSVLDGLTWCGKEGSKETFTTDCPGWTECENNPVRSFWNRASAAFADVACGDVTAMLNGSISTPFSSASIFGSIEVKRFNATMMRSLNVVLVTQKNPVANCENASLKDLQKELDGIKYTCKEVAESQIQECSSKPEKPCGACW; encoded by the exons atggagcACGAAGCGAGTCGCCCTGTGGAGAAGACACGCAGGAGACGCTGCGTCCTTATTAGTGTCGCCGTTTGCCTCCTTGTTGTCGTGGTCTTGGCGGTTGCGCTCCCTCTGGCGCACCGTCAGACGCCGGACAAACTTAAGGCAACTTTCACTGAGAGGTGTGAGGCGTTCAAGGG ttatgATTGTGGAAAAATCTGGGATGCATTTACACAGGCCTATGTTGGACGGGACCCTTGTAAAGTGCCAATGGAAGCCTACGACCCCCTCATTGCTGCAGCCCCCTTCAAACCTGCATGCAACAGA aTGATGTTCTGGAGCAAAACAAAGGACGTGGTCCATGACTTCACAAGCAAGAGAGATTGTTTTATCACCCTGGAGGACACACTGTTGGGATCTGTGCTGGATGGTCTGACCTGGTGTGGAAAGGAGGGCAGCAAAG AAACATTCACCACCGACTGCCCGGGATGGACAGAGTGTGAAAACAACCCTGTTCGCTCATTTTGGAACCGAGCCTCGGCTGCT TTTGCAGATGTTGCCTGTGGTGATGTCACAGCAATGCTGAATGGCTCCATCAGCACACCTTTCAGCTCTGCGAG TATTTTTGGGAGCATCGAGGTGAAGAGGTTCAACGCCACAATGATGAGGAGCCTGAATGTTGTTCTGGTCACACAGAAGAACCCTGT aGCAAACTGTGAGAATGCATCTTTAAAAGATTTACAGAAAGAGCTGGATGGAATTAAATACACCTGCAAGGAAGTAGCTGA ATCTCAGATCCAGGAGTGCAGCTCCAAACCAGAGAAACCATGTGGAGCCTGTTGGTGA
- the LOC113164493 gene encoding ADP-ribosyl cyclase/cyclic ADP-ribose hydrolase 1, translated as MHKHTFLMRNNEAERGLIIVPAPKTPVSSVMSIIIICFILLLFCPSQLKAQLGTTPNIKHIVVGRCYNYVTLVNPGLRHDCEEIWRQFEGAVVCQSSCNVTVEDYHPMFYAMPQTWPCDKFLFWSKTRTLMHSYAAVMRHFWTLEDTLVGYMFNDLIWCGQEDTGFDFDSCPEWLACRNHPVYSLWRQASQNFAEMACGNITVLLNGSIVNAFNRLSMFGSVELDSLNPLKVNYVNIKVVTNLEGPHLESCSRGSIVELLQILQSRGFRWTCTDNDQTLMILQCIQDSKHPSCRTCANSLVESFTVK; from the exons atgcacaaacacacatttttaatgagaAACAATGAGGCAGAGCGTGGTCTCATCATCGTGCCTGCCCCTAAAACACCTGTGTCCTCTGTAATGTCCATCATAATAATAT gttttattttgcttctgtTCTGCCCGAGCCAGCTGAAAGCTCAGCTCGGGACGACCCCcaacattaaacacattgtGGTTGGAAGGTGTTACAACTACGTCACTCTAGTGAACCCTGGTTTAAG GCACGACTGTGAGGAGATCTGGAGACAGTTTGAGGGGGCGGTCGTGTGTCAGTCTTCTTGTAATGTGACGGTGGAGGATTATCATCCTATGTTTTATGCAATGCCACAAACTTGGCCTTGTGATAAG TTCCTCTTCTGGAGTAAAACCAGGACGCTGATGCACAGCTATGCCGCTGTTATGCGTCACTTCTGGACACTGGAGGACACACTGGTTGGCTACATGTTCAATGATCTCATCTGGTGTGGACAAGAAGACACTG GTTTTGATTTCGACTCTTGTCCTGAGTGGTTAGCATGTAGAAATCATCCAGTGTATTCCCTGTGGAGGCAAGCGTCACAAAAT TTTGCAGAAATGGCATGTGGGAACATCACTGTATTACTGAATGGATCTATTGTTAACGCCTTCAACAGACTCAG CATGTTTGGAAGTGTCGAACTGGACAGCCTCAATCCACTAAAAGTGAATTATGTCAACATTAAAGTGGTGACCAATCTAGAGGGACCCCACCT AGAATCGTGTAGTCGAGGATCGATTGTGGAGCTGCTCCAAATCCTCCAGTCCAGAGGTTTCCGCTGGACCTGCACAGACAATGACCA GACCCTGATGATTCTTCAGTGTATCCAGGATTCCAAACATCCCTCATGCCGAACATGTGCAAACAGCCTGGTAGAAAGTTTTACAGTCAAATAA
- the si:dkey-192l18.9 gene encoding F-box/LRR-repeat protein 7 has product MGANNGKQYGSEGKGSSSISSDISSSTDHTPTKAPKNVATTEGLDSSTRTLSTPSPGLILPSKSSSLSSPALSSNGHETNSSSSSSAAAETVAVVHPQPGTHTRSRQSKTHHHPPIDLLPDHTLLQIFSHLPTNQLCRCARVCRRWYNLAWDPRLWSTVRLTGELLHADRAIRVLTHRLCQDTPNVCLTLETVVVNGCKRLTDRGLHVVAQCCPELRRLEVAGCYNISNEAVFEVVSRCPSLEHLNLSGCSKVTCISLTQEASMQLSPLHGQQISIHYLDMTDCFSLEDEGLRTIASHCPRLTHLYLRRCTRLTDEALRHLALHCPSIRELSLSDCRLVGDFGLREVARLEGCLRYLSVAHCTRITDVGMRYVARYCPRLRYLNARGCEGLTDHGLSHLARSCPKLKSLDVGKCPLVSDSGLEQLAMYCQGLRRVSLRACESVTGRGLKALAANCCELQLLNVQDCEVSPEALRFVRRHCRRCVIEHTNPAFY; this is encoded by the exons GTTTAGACTCTAGCACAAGAACTCTGAGCACGCCGAGCCCTGGTCTGATTCTGCCATCCAagtcctcttctctttcctcgCCTGCCCTCTCCAGCAATGGCCACGAGACCAactcctcgtcttcctcctctgccGCCGCCGAGACAGTCGCCGTGGTCCACCCTCAGCCTGGCACTCACACTCGCTCCCGCCAGTCCAAaacccaccaccaccccccaaTTGACCTCCTGCCCGACCACACCCTTCTGCAGATCTTCTCCCACCTCCCCACCAATCAGCTGTGCCGCTGTGCACGTGTGTGCCGCCGTTGGTACAACCTGGCGTGGGACCCGAGGCTGTGGAGCACCGTCCGGCTGACCGGAGAGCTGCTCCACGCCGACCGTGCCATCAGGGTCCTGACCCACAGGCTGTGCCAGGATACTCCGAATGTGTGTCTGACCCTAGAGACGGTGGTGGTGAATGGCTGCAAGAGGCTCACTGACCGAGGCCTGCACGTGGTCGCTCAGTGCTGCCCGGAGCTACGTCGCCTAGAGGTTGCTGGCTGTTACAACATCTCTAATGAGGCTGTGTTTGAGGTGGTGTCCCGCTGTCCCAGCCTGGAGCACCTGAATCTCTCAG GCTGCTCTAAAGTGACATGTATCAGCCTTACTCAAGAGGCCTCAATGCAGCTGTCGCCGCTCCATGGCCAGCAGATCTCCATTCACTATCTGGACATGACCGACTGCTTTTCCCTCGAGGATGAGGGACTGCGAACTATCGCCTCCCACTGCCCTCGTCTGACACATCTGTATTTGCGCCGCTGCACCAGACTGACTGACGAAGCCTTGCGCCACTTGGCTCTCCACTGCCCCTCAATAAGAGAGCTTAGCCTCAGTGACTGTCGCCTGGTTGGGGATTTCGGCCTGCGTGAAGTCGCCCGACTGGAGGGTTGCCTGCGCTACCTGAGTGTAGCCCACTGTACTCGCATTACAGATGTGGGCATGCGTTATGTGGCTCGCTACTGCCCAAGACTGCGCTACCTGAATGCCAGAGGTTGTGAGGGTCTCACAGACCACGGCCTGAGTCACCTGGCTAGGAGCTGCCCCAAACTCAAGTCTTTGGATGTGGGAAAATGCCCACTGGTGTCGGACAGTGGGCTGGAGCAGCTGGCTATGTACTGCCAAGGCCTGAGGCGAGTAAGTCTCCGAGCCTGTGAGAGCGTTACTGGCAGAGGACTCAAAGCTCTGGCAGCCAACTGCTGCGAGCTGCAGCTCCTCAACGTGCAGGACTGCGAGGTGTCACCCGAGGCTCTGCGGTTTGTGAGACGCCACTGCCGGCGCTGTGTCATCGAGCACACAAACCCCGCTTTCTACTGA